The genomic stretch TCTGCACATACAAATGGCTTTTGTGGTTCaagaacctcttcttcttcttcttcttcttctaagttTCCTGTCCAGCATGAGAGACATTCCGATGCAGATTTTTGTTTAATCGTTGACCACAAACTTGGTACAGATGGCAATAAAAATTTGGATTCACAAGCCATTTCAAGTGAAGTATGCGTAGCTCTGCATTCTGCAACTTCGCCTTCAGGATATAAGATTGATGACTCTCCTGCAACAAAAGTGGTGGAGGACCAAAACAGTAGCTTGATGAAAGCAGAAATGCCACAGGACTACCCTCATAGCCTACCCATAGCCGATGATATGCCATGGTTATCCCTGGATCGGAGAGTAAGATGGGATTATCTTCGACAGAGTGTGGACGGTGGATGTCTTAATTCTGATTCCCCGTTAACTAGTGATGGCTGGCTGGATGAGAGGAATGGCAACAATTATTCAGGCAGTTTAGCTGAAGATGTTGAGATCATCCGACAGTATCCTCATGTTCCGCATTCATGTCCTCTCCCACGGACAATTCTGAAAGATGAACCTGATATATCCTGCACTCTTCCGTCGGAAAGTTCAGGACCAACCGATAAATTATTTCCTAGAGATCCTTGCAAGAAACTTGAAGTTAACACAATCCAAGAATCCAGAAAATCTGGGGCAAAAGCTATGGCTGTgacaggaaagaaaaagaaatcatctGACCATCCAACTAGTGTTGGTTTAAGCCGAATGAGCAGAAGTTGTAGTTTGAAGGAGGGTTCATCTGAAGAACAATTCGAGACAATTTCTTATCTAtataattcacagggagatcaagcaACCAGAAATAACAAAAGCCGGCAAAGCCCACTGAGGAGGATACTTGATCCTCTATTTAAGCCAAAGAACAATCTTCGTTTGACTGGGATAGCTGCAGCCTTACCGGGTCGCCATTCCTGTGAACTAAGTAGAACCGTCAAAGCATTCCATGGATTGCACAAGCCATCAAAAACAAGTGTTGATTCTACATGCAAAGGAATACATCAGGATGAAAAGCATATGGCATCAGTGAAGCAAGCATTTCTTCAACTTGCTTGGGAAAATGGATATCCTTCGTTTATAATCTCGTCTTGCGACAGTGAGGTACTGGCAGCGACGACGACAATGACAAGTGTCAGCAATGATGATGGCCTTGAGTGCATATATAAGTTATTCTCCATTAAAGACTCTAAGAAGAAAAGCATGTTCTGGAGCAACCCTGTAAGTAAGGGCAAGAAGCATCAGCTGACCTCCAATGTTGTTGGCCAGCTGAGGGTTTCACTTTGCAAGTTGAGGAGCTACCAGTATGACAATTCTCATGTCGTGAGAGAGTTTAATCTGTTCGGTGCTGAATCCACACCAACATCTCACAAACCTGTTGACAATCCAATTAAGAGCGAGCTGGCTGCCGTCGTCGTTAATCTACCACTGGAAATGCCAAAAAGTACAAATGTTGGTGATTTGCGCTGCAGTGAATTCAGAAGTGCTCCGAACGAAGAGAAACGTTTGCAGACCGATCGGCATGATGTTGCTGTAGATCGATCTGGTGTATCTGTCATACTTCCGAGTGGTGTTCATGGATTGTCAACCGATGGTGAGCCCTCACCTCTGATAGAAAGATGGAGATCAGGAGGAGCTTGTGATTGTGGTGGTTGGGATGAGGGTTGCAAGCTAACCATTCTTAGCGACAAGCTCCAAGAGTGCACCTCTGGTTCATTCCAAGATCGTCAAACTACAGACCGTACTTACAGATTTGAGCTATTCATTCAGGTATATCCACTTGGCCAGTCATTTGTTCCTCTTTCCAAACATACTCTCTGTTGTTTTTCTTGTAGCATTGGTGTTGATGTAGATAATGCTAATAATTAACCTCTTCTTCTAGGGTGGATCTCAAGAAAAAAGACATGCCTTCAGCATGGTTTCTTTCGGAGACGGGCGGTATGCTGTTGATTATCTATCTTCCATTTCTCTGCTTCAGGCTTTTGCAATCTGCATAGCAATCCATCATGGCAGGAAACCTGACAATTATTCAGCAGAACCAAAAAGCTTCCGGGAACATGATGTCTGTGGTCAGTCAGGGAGACCTCTTAGAGCCCAAGGTGATCATGCTAGCTATGTACCAAATCATCCCCCTCTTTCTCCCGTCGGAAGAGCTTAATCGTCTCCATGGTACATTATAGCCTGGGTCGTGGTACTTCTGAACATGTTTCTTCCCCAATTAGCTGTTCATTGTGGTAGAGGTGAAAGGAGCACTACAAAGTTGCGTCCATAGTCTATACAGAAAACAATAGCAGTACACTGGGAAATCGTCTCTATCTTATGTATGTGGCTTCTCAATGTAAAGAAGCTCAGATTTTCTCAGTAATACAGATGAGGAAGCTATTTTAGCTCAGAATTACAGTATTATTGTCATTTAGCATCCTAATAATATATCGACTATATAACTATAGATGTTCTCCGAGTCTTGTTATCGTCCATATATACTCGACTTTTTTTATCGAGGTAGTTTCTGAAATGACTTAGATTTTCTCAAAATTCAATTCATTGCCACTCCCAGCAGAAAATCTAAAAGTGTTTTCTGGTCATGCCAGTGCACATTTGTTGGGATTCATGTGCAGAAGGTTTCTTGTGGGTTTGGTTGTATTGATACTCTTGACaaggatgtcatcaacatatgTTGTATAATCATGCTGAAAGTTCTTATTGACTAATATGTGGTATATGAATCAGACATTGATTAGACCAAATGCAATAACTATATAATGATATGCATCCCTCTCCTCTTTCCATTACAAATAGGCTTTCTCTGTAACAAGACCAGGTTTAAGCTTCTTTGTTTGATGGCATCCAGAACTGAGTGGCTCTTTTGAGATCACCCCAAAGAGAAGCAtgtttgattcttggtttctAACTCATATCCTTGATGTTGAAGCAACTCTTAGCACTCAGATCATCCCTTTTTCTTTCATAACAGGAAATGAAATTGCCATGAATTCAAGTCATAATTTTTGTGCATGACAGAAAAATATTGAGTTCACAATGAATGATCAGTGGAACCCAAACTTGTCACCCCAATTTCTCAATGAATGGTGACATTCtttccctttttcttctcctttctccCTTTTGGATAAAATCACACCAGGCATGATAATGATCTGTTTTCCTCGTTGAAAAAGAAGGCAGCCAGATGTTCTTCATGAAAGTTCATGTTGCAAAAGTGATGGTGATCAGGATCAACATTTCATGTGGTATGTAATTGTTGAAGAAATCTTGGGATCTTTTTAAGAGTCTGCTCCAGTTCTGtaactaagaaatataccattctcAAAATAAGTAGATTATTCTATGTTTGAAGGTTTTAATGCTTAtcatcatatacatatataatctgccataatatagagctcataaaaaagaattaagtgtcttcttcttcttcttcttcttcttattgatTCTTTTGAAATGAATCCTTGTGTATTAACAGAGGAAAATAATTATGAACAAATCAACAAAAAAAATTGTGGAACttttcttcatcaaagtcctcaactAATTATGTATCAGCTCTCAACACATCAATATACTTGTTGTGTAGAATCATGTAAGTAGCAAGAAACTTAGAACAAGTACTTGTGACCTTCGACAGTAATCCAAAAACTTTTTGCAGGGCCATCATGCAGTGCAtcaagttcttcttcttcttccagtaAATGCTGAGAGAACCTGTTGAAGCATGAGTGAAACAAACACTTATAATTGATGATGCATGTTCTCCCTATCGACTTCCTCTGGAGATGACTTCTCTTAGGGTATCTGATGcacaagaaagaaaaatacaCATGATGGCAAGTACCAGAGGAAAAAGACCGTTTAATCAGTAGCAGAAAGAATAGGAAGGCATGCAGAGATTCCTCAGAAGCAATCTTACTCTCAGGCAGTCAGCAGCCTGCTCGAACCTACCTACGCAGGGATTTCTCCATGGAAAGAGGGAAGTCCAGTGAAGGATGGGCGGATAGTAAAAGTGGCCGGAGGAGGTATCCAAAAAGATCGCATGATCCGATTACTGTCAATGAAGAAAACGTGTCTCAAGGGATCAATGCGATCCCTTTGGATGCTCCCTGCAGCCACAGTTTCTGCAAGTGAAACAAttcaactcctctctctctctctctctctaagtacCCCAAGTCCCAGTTAGAGAAAGAAGACCATGGGAGGCTCTCCTTGCAGTGTGGGATACATATAGAGAGGATGCACACCTCACTCTCTAGGCTCTCTTGTTTCTGAATTGACCTAACATGACAACAACATTAGAATGTCATCATGGTCAGGTGGAGTTTGTAATGACCAATGTAGGTTTGTTTTTTGTTTGGGGCTATCTTTTCTGATAATTAGAATTATGACTCGAGTGTTATCTTAACATGACAAATCAAGCATAGAAAGCAAGTTAGATTACAatcaagcaagctctttcttgttCACTTCAATCACGTCACCATTGATTAGATTCCCCACCAAGCTTACTACTTGTCTAACCATTCTATTCTCTAGAGTTCCCAGTAGAGTTAAAATATGGATTCTTTGAGTAGTGTGGTCCTTAACCTGTGTCCCAGTAGCTGTTCTAGGCATAAACTGGTGCTACCCGTGGCCTTGATTTACTAGCTTTGTGCAGCATAAGAATCGTATAAGAACAGTCCTATCTATCCCATGTGTTCAGTGCACTGGTTCCTTTCATGGTGCATTTCTCGATGAAAGATCTCATGAACAAGTTTCTTGCTGCTGTGACCAAGCTATGCTTGTTCGTTGTCCAAAGACCGGAAGGAGAATCTGTTGGGATGGATtagcaaaaatatataaaaaaatagaatattatgatataatgtaaaaaaatttcaatcaaaaaaatCGATAGAATATTtaaataaagataagacatagaatccttataagatattttcaagtatacactatcttacttcatgaactattgtcttatttataggacctagaggTAACTATCTTACTCTATCATGTTACCCATGATTAAGTTAGGTGTAGAAACTACTATATAACTTTTAGATCATCAGCCACTATTTAGAACATGGTAACTACAATTGCCTAGATAATTATcgtgaatcaattctcaacactcccccttgattcatagttacatacaccaATTTGAGACATGAAATAAATATGTTTCTGAACTGAAAATGACTTGTTGAGGATATTCGTTACTTGTTTATGTGTTCCATAATACTTTATTGCTATGactccacttgctacaagatccTAGATTAAATAATAGAGTATCTCTATATGTTTCATTCTTCCATAAAATGTTGGATTCTTCATCATTGCAACTGTGGttttgttgtcacaaaatattttcattgcttctttttgttttttatgaagatcttcaagaagtcttctaagctaTATTGCTTAACAAGTTGCTGATATTacggctatatattctgcttccaaTATCGATAACGCATTTGTTGTTTGCTTTTTTGAACTTCAAGATATAG from Musa acuminata AAA Group cultivar baxijiao chromosome BXJ1-3, Cavendish_Baxijiao_AAA, whole genome shotgun sequence encodes the following:
- the LOC135626056 gene encoding uncharacterized protein LOC135626056 is translated as MIEMGFNQSEKMRSLQHRSSKSSKEKGLPSSETKNAHVLEKVGTLKTERLRHEVNKNSGVSPLGNCRKPWRSRNATGIEGPIKNMSNVPYYLQRKENGDNIHEKALNFGVLDWGLLERWAYHQRSVTDVGGGDSASSSTMSSTFSTFGSSNQSCRTMSSSRGKKSPSAFHRKKPPVLDSSIKMSEKESSAHTNGFCGSRTSSSSSSSSKFPVQHERHSDADFCLIVDHKLGTDGNKNLDSQAISSEVCVALHSATSPSGYKIDDSPATKVVEDQNSSLMKAEMPQDYPHSLPIADDMPWLSLDRRVRWDYLRQSVDGGCLNSDSPLTSDGWLDERNGNNYSGSLAEDVEIIRQYPHVPHSCPLPRTILKDEPDISCTLPSESSGPTDKLFPRDPCKKLEVNTIQESRKSGAKAMAVTGKKKKSSDHPTSVGLSRMSRSCSLKEGSSEEQFETISYLYNSQGDQATRNNKSRQSPLRRILDPLFKPKNNLRLTGIAAALPGRHSCELSRTVKAFHGLHKPSKTSVDSTCKGIHQDEKHMASVKQAFLQLAWENGYPSFIISSCDSEVLAATTTMTSVSNDDGLECIYKLFSIKDSKKKSMFWSNPVSKGKKHQLTSNVVGQLRVSLCKLRSYQYDNSHVVREFNLFGAESTPTSHKPVDNPIKSELAAVVVNLPLEMPKSTNVGDLRCSEFRSAPNEEKRLQTDRHDVAVDRSGVSVILPSGVHGLSTDGEPSPLIERWRSGGACDCGGWDEGCKLTILSDKLQECTSGSFQDRQTTDRTYRFELFIQGGSQEKRHAFSMVSFGDGRYAVDYLSSISLLQAFAICIAIHHGRKPDNYSAEPKSFREHDVCGQSGRPLRAQGDHASYVPNHPPLSPVGRA